In the genome of Equus przewalskii isolate Varuska chromosome 29, EquPr2, whole genome shotgun sequence, the window ctaagttttttatttttgcttttgtttttgtttggaaaGATGTTATATTCTTGTTTGGATTTCCTTCCTTGtctgagggagagggaagataATTCCCCAATTAGAAGAGATGCTTTTGAGGATACAGGAAGATGATGCAAGACCATTTAATATAGTAAGTGCTCATGCTTGTTGTTGGGAAATTAGGCCATCCCTCTTAAATGAAGCATGCTTGGAAACTGGATTCTAGAGGGAGTAATtaatacagatcttcctcgatTTTCGATGGGGTTATGTCTCAAAAAActcatcataagttgaaaatattctaagtaaaaaatgcatttaatacacctaaacTACCGAACATCATGGCTTAGCCTCGCCTACCTTCactgtgctcagaacacttacatgaGCCTGAAGTTGGGCAacatcatctaacacaaagcccattttataataaagtgttgaggggcccacctggtggctcagtggttaggttcacacgttctgctttgctGGCCGGGGGCTCACCGGTTTGggtcctggctgcagacatggcaccgcttggcaagccatgctgtggtaggcatcccacgtataaagtagaggaagttgggcacggatgttagctcagggccagtcttcctgagcaaaaagaggaggattggcagcagatgttagctcagggctactcttcctcaaaaaaaaaaaaaaaagaaagaaaaggagtgaCTAGGCTGTGGTGGTTCTGGTTTGAAGTCAATCAGGAGATTGCATTCAAGATGTTGGCCTGGGCTGCAGCCATCTGAAAGCTCCTCTGAGGGAGGACCTGCTTGCAGGGAGGCTGTATTAATcatggtttttcattttctgtattttgttttgacatctttttttcttaaagattggcacctgagctaacatctgttgccaatcttcttttttcttttcttcttctccccaaagccccccagtacatagttgtatattctagttgtaggtctttttggctctgccatgtgagacgttgcctcagcttggcttgatgagcggtgctaggtctccacccaggatccaaactggtgaaaccgtgggccaccgaagcagagtgcgcaaacttaaccactcggccacaggctggcccctaaattctTCTTTCAATACATTGTCTTCTCCATGTCATCACTCAGTcacctttataaattaaaatcccTTGAGTACAAATGAGTCAGAGATGCATTCCCATGGCTGGCAAAGTTGGTGCTGGCTTTTGGCTAGAGGCCTTAgggcctctccacaggctgcTTGAAAGTCTTGATAACATGGCTACGATTTCCCTCATAGCCAGTGATCCGAAGAGATGAAGGCAGAAGCTGCAATGTCTTTTATGGAACCTTGGAAGTCGTATGTCATTCCATAATACTCTGAGTCCTGCAGCCCAGTTCTGAGTTGGTGTGGGCTGAGCTTCCACAGGGCATGAATTTCAGGAGGTgaggatcattgggggccatctcgGAGGCTGGCTGCCACAGGACATCATGGAAAatattccttgcttttttttccgCCCTTCCTTCAGAAGAGAATAAACAATTATACCCACCAACCTCTGCCCCCACCATAAGCAGATGTATCTGCTAAAGGCAGAGGCACAAACTTGATTTTTCAGAATGCAACTTCGCTGACATTGCGAAGAGGGATACTAAGTGCCTAGAAcaagctcctctccctcccttccccatcacATCAGTTTGGGATTAAAGATAATGGAAATGCATTGTTTAGGATTTAACAATACTACAAATGAGCAATCTCTTTAACAAGATTATTgttgtaaatgtaaaaatattcctTAATCATTAATCCTCTTGAGAAAACAGTTTCAGGAAACTTATTCTAAAACAGTTCCTAACCAGTGTTTGTTTGGGGTCAGAGGACCCTTTGAGACCTGATGAAAGCCACTGGATTCTCTCTCTGACATAAAaagtttatatgtaaaattttgcAACCTACTTCACAAGTAGCTGGATGGAAATTACTAGATTTCCTTCTTGCTTGCATGTCTAGGCCTTAGGAATTATTCATTCTACACTTTTGGAGCATGTATGTTAGGGCACTGCTGTGGGTGCAGGGGCATCACACAAGTTCCTGCTCTCTAATGAGGGCAATCATCAGAAAACAATCTGATATTAGTTTAGTTAAGGACAAGTTAAAAAACAGAATGTTACAGGGTTGGGGGAAGAAGGAAACATGAGATGGGGCAGCTAAGAAAGGCCCTAAGGAAGTGATGCTTGAATTAAGGCGAGCATGAGAAAACCACCAGTGCAGTAAAGGAATACCAAGTACAAAGAATCTGAGACAGGTTTGGAATGTTCAAGAAACCGAATGTGAAACACTCAGCAAAGAGAACCTGGTGGAGAGGTAGACACCGGACAGACAGTGGAGGCCATTAGGAGCAGGAAGAGCCATGGGAGAGTTTTTTCAGGTGATTTCAAATTGATGCTCTGCTCTCTGAAGACTGATGACATAGCCGTAGGGACTGAGCTTACACTCGAGTAGACTGGACACTAGGGATGAAGATCCcaggagcccccaccccaccccatttcTTAGGGCTCTAGTGGGTAAGCCCTAGTTTCCATTTAGGTGGAGGCTGAATTCCTTCATCTCCCTCTACCCCCAAATTATGTCTTTTAGAGTGTGATTATAAAGATACATGTCCAACAAAacaaagtacaaagaagaaagttAACTACTACCTCAAACTCCACCACCCACCAGTATGAAATTGCTTGGAGTGGGGTTATTAACATTGGGAGGAGCTGGGGCACTGACTGGCCCCGTAGGCACAGAACAGGCCTTAGGAGACAGGGTGATTGCCAGCCCTTCTAGCAATGCTTCCTACCGGAGGGGTACACTGACCCAAGCCGGCCGAGAGGGAACTAAATATAATCTATGCTCACTAGAGTGACCATTACAGTACCCATTTATTTGTactttggaagaaaatttctCAAGCTGAAATATCAGTTTCTCATGGTCCTTACCCTTAGATAAAAAGTAGATGAGGTGGGTGAGGTGGCAGGGGCTTTAGTCACCACCACCATTCCTCTCCACTGTCTAGCACATGCTGAGGGCTACTCAGAGCCCTAGTTCTGCAACAGTGATCCTCAGCTAGGGGTGACTTTGCCACCAGGGAATGCATGGCAATGTCTGTGGGGAGGGAGTAAGactgctactgacatctagtgggtcaaggccaaggatgctgccaaacatTCTACATCACAGAGGGCAGCCCCTtaccacaaagaattatccagccccagatccaatagtgctgaggttgagaagccGTGTTCTAGAGAGATAGCAACACCTCAATGATTAAGTCTGTACAAGACAATGTGAACTACCAGAAATCATCTGCTGGGAGGTGATCGCTTTTCCAGATTCTTGGTTAAAAGTCTGAGAGGCTGTAACCATTATAATGCTAAGCACTTCTTCATTCAAGTATTAGCTGGATACCTATCAAGAATGACACTCTTTAAattgaaatatgaatatatttctttattaggACACTCACAAGAATGACATATTAGCATTGTCCTTCTGATgtaataaagaatatatacatctGACCCACACCGTGGCAGGAAACAGGGGTAGGGCTCTCAGAGCTGGTAGTGTCCACTGAAGAAATCTCCATCCACCAGAGAGGAGGTTTCCTTGGATTCCATCATCTCTGCTGCAGCTTCTATTCAGGTCTCCATGACTTGCCCAGAATCCTCCATTCCAGCACCAGTTGATGTGTTTTCTCTTGCCACTCCGGACTCCTTGAAGACTTAGGCCAACTGCCCCATGTCTCATTCGCCCAGGCCACCTCTGGAATTCTGCAGCACATCTCTTTGGTATGCTGCTACCCTAGCCCCCTGCCACCctcaggggcagggctggaagtTGAGAGGGGGAAATATATTGTATTACCAGAAGCAAACAGCAGGGGTACATTAGCAAATGACACTTGGACAAACACCTAACAACCTCACAGAATACATGCTCCCTCCCCAAATGCTATATAAGCCCCTAGAGAGCAAAGGAAACCCCTCAGTCATTTCAACATGTATGGAATGATTCTGTATGCCAGCCACAAGGGATACAAAGTGGGTGGCATTTACTTCCATCATGCTGGCACACAGTAGCAAAGTTAGCGCCTGGAAGCTGGAACCAGAGCTCTATCCTGGCTCTTCTCTGCCTGTGAATGGTATCACCACTCTGCTTCACCCTGTTCTGCGCATTAGCTCATTTTCAGGGAGTGGAAGGGGAGGTTTCGGGTGGGGGGATGACGACctgtaaatcaaaacaaaaataatacaaaaatgcaaaaaccagATTTAGTACTACAATATTTTATATCAGGAGAAGGTAGCTGGAAATACTACATGCTAAAACAGACAAAACGAGACACAACTTCTGGGGGAGGAGTCAGTGGGAAAAGTGTAGCAGAGGCCTCAAGTTTAGACTAAGAGCCTTTCAATGGACTGCTGAATTGACTGGATCTGCTGCTTCAGCTGTGAGCCTTCTTTGATGGTGACAGAACAGGCAATGACAGGCCTGGAGACCCCACAGGCCCGCCCCAGGGCCTGCTTGGAGCGCACAAACACATAGGGCACATTCTTGTCTTCACACAGCAGCGGGAGGTGCAAGATGATCTCCAGGGGCTCGGCGTCTGCAGCCATCACAATGAACTCAGAGATACCTCTGTTGAGGGTTTTGGTGGCTgtggagggaaggacagagacCAACAGGTGATGTGGGGTTTGGGCAGGGAAGCTACAACAAAGCAACTTGCAAGGAAAAGATACACAGGCGCAAGATAGCTGGGCAGAATCCTCAGGCATAAGCCATTCTGTGTGTCCCGTAGCAGCCTTAGGAAGTGATAATGGATTCAAATACCAATGAGTCATCCTCAATGTCTTTCTCAAACACATCAATTTTGTCAAAACACATCTTGAATGAGACCACTTCTTTCCGCTCCTCTGCTGTCACACTTGTCCAAGTCACCACCGTCTCTTGCCTGGTGGACTGAAACAGCTTTCACACAAGCTCCACCAGCACGAAGCAGTGTAGTGCAGCATTTTCTCAAACTCTGATCACGGATGAGGGTTTTACCATACCAATCTGCCGCGATCAATTCTTCTGGAAAGCGCACACCACATGCAACTCACCAAACAAGTTCAACACCCCATAGCCTTGTTCAAATGCGTGTTCCTGACTGCTAATCCCTGTGGCCCAGCTCTAGCCCACGACCACACTCTGCACTAATGCTGGAGTGCTGGACAAAAGAGCACAGATTCGAGAGCCACCCGGCCCgagttcaaaccctggctctcaTTCTCATTAGAAGGTAAATGTGGCAAATGTGAACAATTGGTGGATCGAAAAAAGTTCTTAGTCTACTAACCTTTAGCATCTAATGCCAAAATGCTGCTCTAAATCCTCCCATTGGTCCCAATTAGTAGTATCCAGCCCTCTTTCCATATTGGAAATCTAGATCAGAGATCCCAGACAGAGACAGTGCCTTTGACACTCTCCCTGGAGCACTCTCTGGCTGCCTTACCCTCATTGGCTCCTTTCCGAAGCTGCTTGTAGTTACACGACTGCTGAACAAGGTCCAATAGTTTCTTGGTGAGGTGGGCGTCTGCAAGGGGGTAGGCCTTTGGATTTACATCAGCCTCAGTCTATGGGGGGAAATCAAAGCATCAGTCAAACGGAACCAGAAGTTGTTCCAGACAAATCACAAAATACTTTAATCAACATTGATCGAGAGCCACAACGGTCAGATTCCCTGCTCCCtcacccccaaacacacacatctaATAACTGATACTGGCCTGCCCACTCTCAACTTAGAAAAACTGAAACATATTAGCATAAAAAAAGAGTTAGCAATTACATAGTCCAGTAATGTATACTAAAGCTTACGTActtttatttgcttctctttAGCCTAATACTTAGTAATATTACAGCCAATCGATTATAATGGGCTCCCATGGCTCAGTATCCATTTGAGTCACATGGGGGTAATctttaaatctgaatttccatACTCCACTCCAAACTTACTGAATCAAAATTCAGGTATAATTTATAGAAACGGAGCACAaggttctctctctccatttaatATTCAAATCATCCTCTGTTCTCAGCAAGAATCCTGGTTttcaaaacatcaaaatattttctcatttattcgaCCCTACAATACACACAAAATGGCTTCAGAACTGCTATTACCAATACCGCCTCTACCAACAACAAACTCACCCAAgtcaacatttctttttgttcttagaatctatctatctaactaaAGCCACCCAGTCAGATGCTGTGAGGAAAGATCCTTGTGGTCAGCAATTTGATACACAATTAGGGTTCTTTTGTATTCagcttgcttaaaaaaaaaattctttaaaacttgacttttcaaatatataaaacatctaCCTGGGTTCCAGAGTCAAAGCTATGCTAGTGAGCCAACAGTGTTTTGAAAGCTGGTGAACAGCaaagcatttatcctgcctttcctataCAGACAGTATCCAGGTAACCAAACAGTAGATGAGAAGTTTCCCTTGTATCGTTATTCCACATAATAGAGGAATGATACAATTAAGTATCACCACCTTACAACTCATATTATCAATCCAGACATTGATTAACAGCTACCAACATCACAAAAGATACCACGTGATGATGACCCCTCTTAAAGAACAAAACATCTATGATCAAGTAGtcttgggggaaaaagaaaatctgaccaAGCATTTGATTCCAATACTAGATAtctgatattaaggaattattaaatTGGGGGGTATTATAGCAGCATTGTGGTTGTTaaaaatccttattttatagatacaTACTGTAATACCTATGGATAAAATGTGATGTcactgggatttgcttcaaaataacccatgtatggggctggcccggtggcgcagcggttaagtgcgcatgttctactttggcggcccgggggtttgccggttcggatcctgggtgcgggcatggcaccacttgacaagccatgctgtggtaggcgtcccacatagaaagcagaggaagatgggcacagatgttagctcagggccagtcttcctcagcaaaaagaggaggattggtagcagatgttagctcagggctaatcttcctcaaaaaaaaaaaaaaaaatccatgtaggGAATAAACTGATTGGGATCTCACCTATTCCATTTCTTCCACTTCATTCCCACCTCTGGAGTTTAACCATTTTCATTAATTGCTCATTTGTTTTCCATGTGAttctttttacaaatatatacttACATGTGAGTATATGTTAATGCTGTATATATAATCTGGGTGCAGCCTCCCACTACCATCACGTGCACAAGTGGTTTGTCCGTGGTGGTCCGTCTAACCCTGGGTTTGGAGGCGGCACCGCGGTTCTAGGCAGTGACCCATTGGGGGCAGACCAGGCGAGAACACTCACCATTGCATCTGCCTCAGCGGTCTCCTGCCTGATACCGCAAGGACATGGAAACGACCCACCCCACCCGTTGGGAGCAGGAAGTGACAGGAGGCAGATTGCACCAAGACGCCTGGTCCCTAACACATCACGATGGGTGAATTTGTTATGGTCCCAGGGTGAAGAGGAATTAGATGAGGGCTGGAGGAGTTCCCTGAAGAAGTGGGGAAGAAAGGTCTCATTATTTGTCTGCTCTTCtccatatattttagaatcagcttttgaAGGGCCACACAAAAAAAACACCACCCCTGCTGATTTGTAGATTTAATGTAATCTCAATTCAGGTAAAACACCTTTAAGATACAGAATCTGTCAATCTATTTAAACAACTATACTTAATTTAGTGCTTTTAAAGAAACCGTTACAATTTCTCCAACAGGTTTAACATCTTTTTGATTTACTCCTAGATACTTCAGGTTAAGAAAATTCACTTTATTTCCTAATGTAccaagaatttcttcttttataaatgaaCTGGTGGTGAATTCTATCAGATTTTTTGTACTGACTCAGATAAGTAAGacttttttcctctgatttttttttccttaggatttagggtttattttctattttagtaatttctgcttttgtttttttcggTTCTGTCTACTTTCTTTGGTGTTATTTTgtccttctgttcttttcttgcctttttaatcCCCCTTTTCCCAACATAAGCATTTGCGGTTCCAAGTATATCCTACGTGCTCTGGTATGTGGTATTTTCTTATTGCTCagttctgttttcaaatttccaTTGTAATTTACTTATCTGACCCCTAAGTTCTCTTATATCTTCTTTTCAAACACTTGGgactgatttctaatttatttgccttttggTTGGAAGAACACAGTCCGTATTACTATCAATCTATTTAAGTTTGTTGAACTTGCTTTATGGACTCAGTAGGTGGCCAATTTTCATAAATGTTGAAAAGTGCCTTCTACAGTTGTTGGGTGCAGTACTCACTAGATTCACTACAACCCTAAGATTAagtttatttataatattgatCAAATCCTCTATTTCAATACTGATGTTTCGGCTTCATAATTTATCAATTATATACTTAAATGATATATAATTgcctatttgtctatttctccttgtaattatgtcattttcattttaatcatacCTTATTTTTTAGACACTACTTTTACGAATGCCTTTTGCCTTAAaacctctttctttctcatgtttaCATAGGCTACACCACACTGTTTAAATTGGcatatattttcccttctttttactTCCATCTGTCTTTTAACTGGAACACTTAatccttttctatatttatttaagtACTGATATACTGGGTTCCgatctttcttcattttgccttctATTTGTCTcaattgttctgtttctttttctttctttctttcctttgggttatcattttttcaatatttttccctCTACTGGTTTAGAGTTATACATCATTATTCTTTTGGTGGCCACCTGAGAACTCATAACACATGTCCTTAACTTATCAAAGTCTAATGCTCATCAACACTGTCACCCTCCTCCTAAACAATAAAGGACCCAACAACACTCATTGCAATCATTCctcaaaaatatacttttaaatatgtcAGTATTTCCATTGTGGTTCCAACAGCCCATCTCTGGAATTTAGGATTCTCAACTCTCAACATCAAGTGCATAAAAAGGGAAGACTTCAGGAGCTTTGCTTAGTgtgtatttattcatcttttaattttttcaatggttaattaaatgactgaatgaatgaaattatattgCTAGCTTTCACTCCTAGCTTGATTGGTTTGGTCTCCCTGTACACCAGACAGACCAAACCTGCAaagttttgatttaaaaacaaatactttgTGCTCACTGACTCTCAACCAAGTATCAGGACAAGTGTTTAACATGTGTTATctcatctaatttaatcctcacaacaccctcATGCAttgttaactccattttacagttgaaggaAATTTCTCATAAGTTCCACCTGAGACCATCCAATTCCAAAACTTTTCTTGGAACTGCCTAAGATGAGCACTGGTTTAGAAGCTTCAAGTTCTACGCTCAGCCACTCACTAGCCtcaaaatgggggggggggggggaggcgggagggagggagtgaaaaGGGGGAAAGATACCCGCAGGGATCCAAGCTCCGCTGGAAGGATTAAACCTCATTATGGAAGTGGAAGCGGTTTGCAAACTCTTCCCTCCTTACCAAGTGCCAACCAAAACTAGCTACCAGGCTACACGATTTGACTAAGAGCTGGAGACCACCGAGAGTTCAGAGGAGCCGCACGTGGTGCTACCAGGACCTCTGATTTCTGAGACTACCGCCTCGCAGGAGGAGCCTTTCCTGCACTCCAGGCCAGGGTTCGGGCTCACTCCACATTCCCCAGAGGCCCCCAAACGTCAAAGGCTCCTTTAAGTTCCTGGCACGTGTAACAAGCGGCGGGCACCAGGCGCGGACCCATGGAGATCTCTCCCGCTCCTGAACATCAGCAATGGGGAGGTGGGGTAGGAGGAAGTTGATCCCAAACCAGGGTTCCACATCATCCTCTAGCGAcccccaaaaggaaaaataaaaaagatggggCCAAGTTTTCACGTCCAACTTTCTACTTTCTCTCACGTGGGTTGATTTCTTTCTCCCAGGCCGGCCCATGCCCCATCCACTCACCGAGGCCTTCGGCCATGCGCACAAACTGCTGCAAAGCCCCGCTCGATCACAGCAGTTGGGACCCTGAGGCTTCGGGTGTTCCCTCCTCGGGCCGGGCTGTTGGGACCCACAGCTGCGCGAGTACTAACTCCGGGCCGGGTGGCTGGGACTCGGCGGCGGCCGGAGCTCTAACCCCGGGCCCGGCGGACGACACCGCGCACGTTCCAGCCCCCGACAGGCCAGTGAGCGATCGGAACCCCGAGTCTCCGGGTTGCGGCTGTTGGGCCAGAAGCACGTACTCACCATGGCTGCGATTCCGCGGTCTCGCCACCCTCGGAGCGCAGGCGACGTCAGAACTCGAGCGGTCTCCTGGGCCGGAAAGTCGCACAGAAGCAGTGGAAATGGCCGCGCGCGGCAGGAAACGGAAGTGACGTCACCGCGAGCCGCCGGCCTTCACTCCCTGAGGGGCACCCGAGGGGGATGCGCTTAAGTTGTGGGCGAGGCGgtgctttttgctgtttttattatcattttactaTAAATTATTGGCGGAAACAATGaattaaacattcaaaaaataacaccaaaacaaaggttttaatggTGTCCTCATTCCATTGCCAGTTTATCTTTGATCACATTCTTGTGCTTTCACAATCATCTTTGTGACCCTACACTGGTGAGGGAAAGGTATGGAGGTGATAGGTAATCCTAAATCTTTTCCTTCATATTCAGAGATCCTTGTTAAAATTTCTGATGGGGAGTGGAGTCCACTGGAAATGGAATTCATTGAGTAGGGAATTCAGGAagaagagcaggtttgggggtggggattgAGTTTCTGTAAGGTTGAGTTCGTAGATGTCCTAGGACACCCGTTTTCTTCTGGCTAACATACTGCTCTTTTCTCTATGTGCtctaaatagactttatttaagGCTGGACTCATGCCTCACTACCTCTAAGAGGTCCTCCCTGTTCCTTATGGCCCTTTGTCATCTCTCTTCAACGTGATGCCAGGCACATCTTGGGACCATTTGGTTCTAGCCAAAACTAGACCATTATGGGCTAGTTCCAGTTAATTCCTTTGGAAACCTAGAAGCAGAGACCTGGTAGCACCCTTAGGAATCATGCAGTGCAAccgcttcattttacagatactgagacccagagaaagtGATGCCAGCCCTGATGTCAGTTTCCCTACATTCAACCCAGTATATatagggttaaaaccaaagcactcattccctgcttactccctggcttcctgcctccagaatccactatcctccatggagacagacaccaccaaggacaagcacctgcgTTCATTATCTCCTCCtggcaaagagatacaggctgatgggaaagctgctgaccaccaaggtcatgggctccctcctctctgcaagtagtctcaaggccaaagacaggctggtgggaaagctctgaccagcaaggccatattctccccatcccctacctaaaacccaaataaaaacctgttcttttagcttttcggggagtttgggatttcagcattagctgctcTCACTTCTTGCTCAGCTCTGTGCAataataaagttcctactttcttccactacacccagagtcagagactggcttgctgtgcagcgggtgagcgaactcacttcaggttcgatatcaaaAGGAAGctgcttgcccagggtcacagagtgaggcagtggcagaaccagaactgGACCCTGGGGTTTTTGGCTATTGGTCTGGTTACTTCCACCACATCTGGTTGCTCTGCCTGAGATGACTTGTGGCCCTGGGCAACAGGATGGGTTTGAACTGGATCCAGGACTGAACATTTGTTACAGCAACTCGCCCCCCTCAATCAAAGTTTACCTCATGCAAATCCGAAATtatttgtcaaagaaaaaaagctcGTCTCCAAATTAAGAAAGCTCACTGATGGCTCCTGTTTAAGAGTAGAACCTGTGATTTGGACTCTCCTCCTTACTTCTCTTGGATCCTGTTTCATGTTTCCATATTAATTGGACCTATGAGCCATCACTGTTGGGTAATGAAACCTTATTATTCCAATTTACAGTCATAGATATGTCCTTTATAACAATTTCTGATTATTATTTGGCCTTCCTGGCATCTTGGGCCATCATATCCCAGATCTCCTCAGTAATGACCGATAGGGGCTTGATGTTTTTATGACTATGAATAATGATACAATACACTTTACCTAATTAATTCTGTTTCCCAACTATTTAATAACTAAATTCCCATGTTCTCTCAAACTAGCCTACCCTTTTATATCTTGCTGTTTTCCTTGCTAGTAAGTTAATAAATATTGACATACGCTCAAGATCAATTTGTCCTTTGTCACACTTCTGCACTTAAAACCTTAAATCCTTGCCATGGCTTACTAGGCCCCTCTCCATCAgtactccccaccccaccccatatTACAGGCCCAGCCACCTCCTTTTTCTACCCTGAGCACACCCCAATCTCTCCAACCCCATCCATCACCCTTTGTTGGGAGTGATATGCTCCATTATTCTGCTTAGCTAACTCCTGTTCATCACTTCTTCAGTGAAGCCTCCTTGATCACCTAGACCAGGTAATTGCCCCTGGAGGATGGACCCACAAgccctttgttttttttgtttttttgtttttttgaggacgatcagccctaagctaatatctgctgccaatcctcctctttttgctgaggaagaccggccctgagctaacatctgtgcccatcttcctctactttatatgtgggatgcctaccacagcatggcttgccaagcagtgccatatctgcacccaggatccgaaccagcgaaccctgggctgccgaagcggaacgtgtgcacttaaccgctgtgccaccaggccggccccatccaCAAGCCCCTTGTACTTGCCCTTTATAGTGCTCTTTGATCTTATCTTTATTCAGTGTCCACCTTCCCAAACATACTGAGAACTCTGTGAGAGCAAGCCTTTTAGCTACCTTGGACTTTGGATACCTATCTTCTGGCACTATGCCTGGCCCAAAAGAACTGCTTGTTTCACTTAGGGATCTTTGGTGGCAAACAACCAAAAAGGAATTTGGTAAAAGACTTTGTGGCAGAGCCCAGAGATTCAAAGGGAGCTGGTTGTGAGAGCGGGACTAGCCTTACAGACTTCCTCCACTGTCAGTGGCCTCcagccaaagaccaccaggagCGCCCCTATGGTGTTATCACTCACTGCAACAAGGGAGAATTCACATCATGGGGAGCTGTGGGGCTTCTCAATAAGAGGGTGTTATAAAGGATTTACTATGGATTTGAGCTCATGTTGGGTGATTTTGGGGAGAGTTCAAGGAAGAGAGGTTTGCTCTGGATTAGATGCTGTTAAGAAGtatgagtggggctggccccatggccgagtggctaagttcgcatgttccactttggtgatccggggtttcaccggttcggatcctgggcacagacacagcaccactcgtcaggccatgctgaggtggcatcccacatagcacaaccagaaggaccacaactacaatatacaactatgtactggggggctttggggagaagaag includes:
- the SNU13 gene encoding NHP2-like protein 1 isoform X1, with protein sequence MTEADVNPKAYPLADAHLTKKLLDLVQQSCNYKQLRKGANEATKTLNRGISEFIVMAADAEPLEIILHLPLLCEDKNVPYVFVRSKQALGRACGVSRPVIACSVTIKEGSQLKQQIQSIQQSIERLLV